In Pseudobacter ginsenosidimutans, the following are encoded in one genomic region:
- a CDS encoding N(4)-(beta-N-acetylglucosaminyl)-L-asparaginase — translation MSTRRKFLFSSAAASLATLAGKKMFAAIPENTIKNDPIAISTWDFGREANAEAWKTLSSGGSALDAVEAGVKIPEADPNNNTVGYGGFPDREGHVTLDACIMDEQYRCGSVMCLEHIKHPISVARLVMEKTPHVMLVGEGALQFALANGFHKENLLTPESEKAWKEWLKESKYEPVINIENQQHLPGGPYNHDTIGMLAMDAKGQLSGACTTSGMAFKMRGRVGDSPIIGAGLYVDNAIGAATATGVGEEVIRIVGSFLVVELMRQGYTPKAACKAAVERIVSRNPAKAKTIQVGFLAMNKKGVYGAYALQKGFTYSVKNGKEEKIMKAESKW, via the coding sequence ATGAGTACACGCAGGAAATTCCTGTTCAGTTCCGCCGCGGCCTCTCTTGCCACACTGGCCGGAAAAAAAATGTTTGCTGCCATTCCTGAAAACACAATAAAGAATGATCCCATCGCGATCTCTACCTGGGACTTTGGAAGGGAAGCCAATGCCGAAGCCTGGAAAACCCTTTCCAGTGGCGGCTCTGCGCTGGATGCAGTAGAGGCTGGCGTAAAGATCCCTGAAGCAGATCCCAATAATAATACAGTTGGATATGGCGGTTTTCCCGATCGGGAAGGACATGTTACCCTCGATGCCTGCATCATGGATGAACAATACCGTTGCGGCTCCGTGATGTGCCTTGAGCATATCAAACATCCAATTTCTGTAGCCCGGTTGGTGATGGAAAAAACACCGCATGTAATGCTGGTAGGGGAAGGTGCTCTGCAGTTTGCCCTGGCCAATGGTTTTCATAAAGAGAACCTGCTGACACCGGAAAGTGAAAAAGCCTGGAAAGAATGGTTGAAAGAATCGAAATATGAACCGGTGATCAATATCGAGAACCAGCAGCATTTGCCCGGCGGCCCTTATAATCATGATACCATTGGAATGCTGGCTATGGATGCGAAAGGCCAGCTTAGCGGCGCCTGCACTACCAGTGGAATGGCATTCAAAATGCGGGGCAGGGTGGGCGATTCTCCTATCATCGGCGCTGGTTTGTATGTAGACAATGCGATCGGAGCAGCCACAGCAACAGGTGTGGGGGAAGAAGTGATCCGCATTGTGGGATCATTCCTGGTAGTAGAGCTGATGCGCCAGGGATACACTCCCAAAGCGGCCTGCAAGGCAGCGGTGGAGCGGATCGTAAGCAGGAACCCTGCAAAAGCGAAAACCATACAGGTGGGTTTTCTGGCAATGAATAAAAAAGGAGTTTACGGCGCTTATGCATTACAGAAAGGATTCACTTATTCTGTAAAAAATGGAAAAGAAGAAAAGATAATGAAGGCGGAAAGTAAATGGTAA
- a CDS encoding nuclear transport factor 2 family protein, with amino-acid sequence MQRYEQLIKKFYTCFQQRDFACMNSAYHPDATFYDPVFGNLNADQVKAMWEMLTGRAEDLRVTVSDIQVDAAEKYGSCRWEAEYTFSATGRKVINHVKAHFKFQDGLIIEHMDDFDLWKWSKQALGFSGLLLGWSGFVQTPIRKKAKQGLRKFMESKR; translated from the coding sequence ATGCAACGGTATGAACAACTCATAAAAAAATTCTATACGTGTTTTCAGCAGCGCGATTTCGCCTGCATGAACAGCGCTTATCATCCGGATGCCACTTTCTACGATCCGGTTTTCGGGAACCTCAATGCAGACCAGGTAAAAGCCATGTGGGAAATGCTAACCGGCAGGGCAGAGGATCTGCGTGTGACCGTGAGCGATATACAGGTGGATGCTGCTGAGAAATATGGCTCCTGCCGCTGGGAAGCTGAATATACTTTTTCAGCCACCGGCAGAAAAGTGATCAATCATGTAAAAGCGCATTTCAAATTCCAGGACGGACTGATCATCGAGCATATGGATGATTTCGATCTCTGGAAATGGAGCAAACAGGCGTTGGGCTTCAGCGGGCTCCTGCTCGGTTGGAGCGGGTTCGTTCAAACGCCGATCCGCAAAAAAGCAAAACAGGGTCTCCGGAAATTCATGGAGTCCAAACGATAG
- a CDS encoding RNA polymerase sigma factor encodes MENEKMKHRPDIHYWQTFIQGDREALGWLFRQYYPDLFRYGHKICADRAVLEDCIQELFIELWQSKNPPPSISVKAYLLKAMKYKLLKALRKRSTSQFQAELTENSVFEISYEDFIIGKQESEEKTARVVQALNQLTIRQKEIVYLKFYQNLGYEEISEIMNINYQVARNLLYQAVKAMKNILLRHYSLLSFLL; translated from the coding sequence ATGGAGAATGAGAAAATGAAACACCGGCCGGATATTCATTACTGGCAGACCTTTATCCAGGGTGACCGTGAGGCGCTGGGTTGGTTATTCCGTCAGTATTACCCTGATCTGTTCAGGTACGGCCATAAGATTTGCGCAGACAGAGCCGTTCTGGAAGATTGCATCCAGGAACTGTTCATCGAGCTCTGGCAAAGCAAGAATCCACCTCCTTCCATCTCCGTAAAGGCCTATCTCCTGAAGGCCATGAAATACAAACTGCTCAAAGCACTTCGGAAAAGATCAACTTCACAATTCCAGGCTGAACTTACAGAGAATTCCGTTTTCGAGATCAGCTATGAGGATTTCATCATCGGCAAACAGGAGTCCGAAGAAAAAACTGCCAGGGTGGTGCAGGCCCTCAATCAACTGACCATCCGTCAGAAAGAGATCGTTTACCTCAAATTCTATCAGAATCTCGGCTATGAAGAGATCAGCGAGATCATGAACATCAATTACCAGGTAGCCCGCAACCTGCTCTATCAGGCCGTAAAAGCCATGAAGAATATCCTGCTCAGACATTACAGCCTGCTCAGTTTCCTGCTCTGA
- a CDS encoding FecR family protein, producing the protein MDRNFSNIEDIIADERFQAWYFRNDGKNRNDWESWMAGNPQQAALVAEAKEYLDQLVIAEQSLPEAQLVQAEQRLMAGLAAMETPVISTQPVTGTVRKMKRWIGVAAAVVVLAVAGLLYLYNTAQDMVQTSFGELKEQQLPDGSKVTLNANSTITYSKGWDKGTEREVWLKGEAYFHVSKTPAKSKFVVHTDRFDVVVTGTQFNVVNRSDKTNIMLTEGSVTLITPDGKTHKMVPGDFVEVNNRELQKKTGREENVLAWKDKKLIFENTPLHSALEKIEEHYGIRITIGNANIGNKPISAILPNDNLDVLLQALEATNEFHVIRKDGEIIITE; encoded by the coding sequence ATGGATAGAAACTTTTCAAATATTGAAGATATAATCGCAGACGAGCGATTCCAGGCCTGGTATTTCAGAAACGATGGTAAAAACCGTAACGACTGGGAGTCCTGGATGGCCGGCAATCCGCAACAGGCAGCCCTGGTTGCAGAAGCGAAGGAATACCTGGATCAACTGGTGATTGCTGAGCAGTCGCTTCCCGAAGCACAACTGGTCCAGGCCGAACAACGGTTGATGGCAGGCCTTGCCGCAATGGAAACACCTGTGATCAGCACTCAACCTGTAACCGGAACCGTGAGAAAAATGAAACGCTGGATTGGCGTAGCGGCCGCGGTGGTTGTGCTGGCAGTTGCAGGTCTTCTCTATTTGTACAATACAGCGCAGGATATGGTGCAGACCTCATTCGGTGAGTTGAAGGAACAACAATTGCCGGATGGTTCCAAAGTAACACTGAATGCCAACAGTACCATTACCTATTCCAAAGGCTGGGACAAAGGCACTGAGCGCGAAGTGTGGTTGAAAGGCGAAGCTTATTTCCATGTAAGTAAAACGCCTGCCAAAAGTAAATTCGTGGTACATACAGATCGCTTCGATGTAGTGGTTACCGGCACGCAGTTCAATGTGGTGAACAGGTCTGATAAGACCAATATCATGCTCACTGAAGGAAGCGTTACACTGATAACGCCTGATGGCAAAACCCATAAGATGGTGCCGGGTGATTTTGTGGAAGTGAACAACCGGGAATTGCAAAAGAAAACGGGCCGGGAAGAAAATGTACTGGCCTGGAAAGACAAGAAACTCATCTTTGAAAATACACCGTTGCATAGCGCACTCGAAAAGATAGAAGAGCATTACGGGATCAGGATCACGATTGGCAATGCTAATATCGGTAACAAACCTATCAGCGCTATCTTACCCAATGATAACCTGGATGTATTACTGCAGGCGTTGGAAGCTACCAACGAATTCCATGTGATACGGAAGGATGGTGAGATCATTATTACGGAGTAA
- a CDS encoding SusC/RagA family TonB-linked outer membrane protein encodes MRSFQRRTGSLAIVLGIQLACLPASFSQESYAWMDKHKNNRQSSSANTQQDDSSRKQQTLFKVLKDLNKTKGVYFLFADQSFGEKMVNPVKNESADIEKILTQVLEGTGLKYKKVNEKTFVILSVKENTKNEYNLAPVTFSGNDRSQDAQSAETVKGRVTDSTGAPVAGVSVTVKGTRRGTTTSSSGDFSLEANKGETIVFSAVGYNPQEVLIGDQTSVNISLVASGAQLNEVVVTALGINRRSKSITYSTQKINGEQLTTVKDPNLINSLNGKVAGLTINRSASGAGGSVKVVMRGNKSTQNNSPLYVIDGIPMYNTSLGQPDNAFGESNGSGSPGRDGGDAISNINPEDIESMQVLKGASAAALYGSQAANGAILITTKKGRSGAARITLTSSLTLDRVMLKPEAQFDYGQTYAPDGSGNEDGWGEKNGKGDFTNDFFRTGITWINGINLTAGSDRAQTYFSYSNTENKGVIPTNRFNRHTFTFRETAKFFNDKFTVDGFVTLTRQSSDNRPVSGFYNNPVIGVYYFPRNLDFNDYKNNFEVLSGLRALNVHRWWNVDYDKGKLGGNFSQNPYWILERNRREDSRDRAFSSLALKYALTPWLSIQARGNYDMAVDDYESRMHASTNTTLADYNGRFIYSRSKDNVAYGDVLALLNTDLTPDLTLNATVGASINDAKVTDQLVLDSYRAADPSGNQFGLSIANVFTAQNILPVNPNRQQSVVKYQTQSVLGSASLGYKDFLFLDLTARNDWSSTLAFTPNISFFYYSAGATAVVNEILQLPAAIDLAKFRVSYAKVGNSVRAFATRPPDYTQSPNSSQLVKNTQASFPGKNLKPEDNRSLEFGTEWRFLKNRLGIDITYYKNDNYDQYFETPAPAASGYTTYFLNLGHIQNKGWEIMLNAVPVKTKDLEWSTAVNFASNKNKVVKLSEEGITSGVGQFNLGLFDNTFGPVVREGGSFGDITSNVATRDEKGNLILDDVTGAPIRMQQQTIRPVIGNPNPDFTAGWNNTIRYKRLSLNFLFDGRFGGEVMSLTQAELDALGFSKASADAREAGGVYVKGIKQNGTAFEGKVNARDYYGAIGKRDGIGEFYLYDATAVRLRELSIGYAVPLKWKGIRELNVSLVGHNLFFVKRDAPFDPEVSMSTGNRLQGVDVFGLPTTRSMGLNVKVGF; translated from the coding sequence ATGAGAAGTTTTCAGCGTAGAACTGGATCTCTGGCCATTGTGCTGGGCATACAACTGGCGTGTTTACCTGCTAGTTTTTCGCAGGAGTCGTATGCCTGGATGGACAAGCACAAGAATAACAGACAATCGTCTTCGGCCAATACTCAACAAGATGATTCCAGCCGCAAGCAGCAAACCTTGTTCAAAGTCTTAAAGGATCTCAACAAAACCAAAGGAGTCTATTTTCTTTTTGCCGACCAGAGTTTCGGAGAAAAAATGGTAAATCCGGTAAAGAATGAAAGCGCAGACATCGAGAAGATACTGACGCAGGTACTGGAAGGTACCGGACTGAAATATAAAAAAGTAAATGAAAAAACTTTTGTGATCCTTTCCGTAAAGGAAAACACAAAAAACGAATACAACCTGGCGCCGGTTACATTCTCCGGCAATGACCGTTCACAGGATGCCCAGTCTGCAGAAACAGTGAAAGGGCGGGTAACGGATTCCACCGGAGCGCCCGTTGCGGGCGTAAGTGTAACGGTAAAGGGCACACGCAGAGGTACCACTACCAGCTCCAGCGGCGATTTTTCGCTGGAAGCCAATAAAGGGGAAACCATCGTTTTCTCTGCCGTGGGCTACAATCCCCAGGAAGTGCTGATAGGGGACCAGACATCTGTCAATATCTCCCTGGTGGCGTCAGGTGCGCAATTGAATGAAGTAGTGGTGACGGCTCTGGGCATCAACCGTCGCTCTAAAAGCATTACTTATTCCACACAGAAAATAAACGGGGAACAACTCACCACAGTGAAAGATCCCAACCTCATCAACAGCCTCAATGGTAAAGTAGCTGGTCTAACCATCAACAGAAGCGCATCAGGCGCCGGTGGTTCTGTGAAAGTGGTGATGCGTGGTAATAAGTCTACCCAGAACAACTCGCCGTTGTATGTGATAGATGGTATTCCGATGTACAATACATCCCTGGGGCAGCCAGACAATGCATTTGGCGAATCAAATGGATCGGGTAGCCCCGGCCGTGATGGTGGCGATGCCATTTCAAATATCAACCCGGAAGATATTGAGTCCATGCAGGTGTTGAAAGGTGCTTCCGCAGCGGCTTTGTACGGAAGCCAGGCTGCCAACGGAGCGATACTCATCACTACCAAGAAAGGTCGTTCAGGTGCTGCCCGCATCACGCTCACCAGCAGCCTTACGCTGGACCGGGTAATGCTGAAGCCCGAAGCGCAGTTCGATTACGGTCAAACCTATGCGCCGGACGGCTCAGGCAATGAAGACGGATGGGGAGAAAAAAATGGAAAAGGCGACTTTACCAATGATTTCTTCCGCACAGGAATTACCTGGATCAATGGCATCAACCTTACTGCAGGTTCTGACCGGGCGCAAACCTATTTCTCTTATTCCAACACAGAAAACAAGGGAGTGATTCCAACCAATCGCTTCAACCGGCATACTTTTACTTTCCGTGAAACCGCCAAATTCTTCAATGATAAATTCACGGTGGACGGGTTTGTAACGCTCACCAGGCAGTCAAGCGATAACCGCCCTGTTTCCGGATTCTATAATAACCCGGTGATTGGCGTTTACTACTTCCCGCGTAACCTGGATTTCAACGATTACAAAAATAATTTCGAAGTACTCAGCGGCCTCAGGGCATTGAATGTACACCGCTGGTGGAATGTGGATTACGATAAAGGCAAACTCGGAGGTAACTTTTCTCAAAATCCTTATTGGATCCTTGAACGCAACAGGCGTGAAGATAGTCGTGATCGGGCTTTCAGCTCTCTCGCACTCAAATATGCGCTTACTCCCTGGCTGAGCATTCAGGCAAGAGGTAACTATGATATGGCTGTAGACGATTATGAGTCACGCATGCATGCCAGTACCAATACTACACTGGCTGATTACAATGGACGCTTCATTTATTCAAGAAGTAAAGATAATGTAGCGTATGGCGATGTGCTTGCGCTCCTGAATACAGACCTTACGCCTGATCTTACGCTGAATGCAACAGTGGGTGCATCTATCAACGATGCAAAGGTTACTGATCAGCTGGTGTTGGATTCATACCGGGCGGCTGACCCTTCGGGAAATCAATTCGGGTTATCCATTGCCAATGTATTTACAGCACAGAATATCCTGCCTGTCAATCCGAACCGTCAGCAATCGGTTGTAAAGTATCAGACACAATCTGTTTTGGGAAGCGCTTCACTGGGTTATAAGGATTTCCTGTTCCTTGACCTCACAGCACGTAACGACTGGTCTTCAACACTGGCATTCACACCCAATATCAGTTTCTTCTATTATTCTGCCGGAGCCACAGCTGTAGTGAATGAAATATTGCAACTGCCTGCTGCAATCGATCTGGCAAAATTCCGTGTGAGCTATGCTAAGGTGGGTAACAGTGTACGCGCTTTTGCCACCAGACCGCCTGATTATACTCAGAGCCCCAACAGTAGTCAGCTTGTAAAAAACACGCAGGCTTCATTTCCTGGCAAAAACCTGAAACCAGAAGACAACCGTTCGCTGGAGTTTGGTACCGAATGGCGTTTCCTGAAAAATCGTCTCGGCATCGATATCACTTATTACAAGAATGATAACTACGACCAGTATTTTGAAACGCCCGCACCTGCAGCTTCAGGTTATACCACTTATTTCCTCAACCTTGGTCATATCCAGAATAAAGGCTGGGAGATCATGTTGAATGCTGTACCGGTAAAAACAAAAGACCTGGAATGGAGTACCGCGGTGAATTTTGCTTCCAACAAGAACAAGGTGGTGAAACTAAGTGAAGAAGGTATTACCAGTGGTGTTGGTCAATTCAACCTGGGACTTTTCGATAATACTTTTGGTCCGGTTGTGCGTGAAGGCGGCAGTTTTGGCGATATCACTTCCAATGTTGCCACCAGGGACGAGAAAGGAAATCTCATACTGGATGATGTAACCGGCGCACCGATCCGCATGCAGCAACAAACCATCAGACCGGTGATCGGAAATCCAAACCCCGATTTCACAGCAGGTTGGAACAATACGATCAGGTATAAGAGACTCTCTCTTAATTTTCTCTTCGATGGCCGTTTTGGTGGAGAAGTGATGAGCCTTACACAGGCTGAGCTGGATGCATTAGGCTTCAGTAAAGCCTCTGCCGATGCAAGGGAAGCAGGTGGTGTATATGTAAAGGGGATCAAGCAGAATGGAACAGCATTCGAAGGAAAAGTAAATGCCAGGGATTACTATGGAGCCATCGGTAAGAGGGATGGTATTGGCGAATTCTATCTGTACGACGCTACTGCCGTCAGGCTGCGTGAATTATCTATCGGCTATGCGGTACCGTTAAAGTGGAAAGGTATCAGGGAACTCAATGTTTCTCTTGTAGGTCATAATCTCTTCTTCGTAAAACGCGACGCTCCGTTTGATCCGGAAGTGAGTATGAGCACCGGAAACAGATTGCAGGGCGTGGATGTTTTTGGACTGCCTACTACCAGGAGCATGGGTCTGAATGTAAAAGTCGGTTTCTGA
- a CDS encoding SusD/RagB family nutrient-binding outer membrane lipoprotein produces MKRNHIFFNRFFGVMAAISLTAASCTKNFEKINTDPNGLWEKDLKGDFALYGSPFNQIQLSIHQYTPDWQYQLQQNLNADIWSGYMMTPVNFANNVNNTNYAMVDGWNDRIWLTAYGNVMSPALAVIERAKADNFPNFEAWGLILKVMAMHRVSDFFGPIVYTKFGTINSDGSVTYDSQQEAYTAFFKDLDDAQAKLKPFAEDANAPLAFGRFDLVYGGSYVKWMKFLNSLRLRLAIRIAKADPGKAKTEAEKSLSNSFGVIETNAEDFIIDSKTITNPLNIISNNWLDINMGAPMESFLTGYSDPRLPIYFQPATDPAFAGQYRGIRSGIQMLDENTYLNFSRLGNLGTKTPMLTAAETWFLRAEAKLNGWTDAGVASVKEAYEKGIQLSFSQWGLSNAAFDAYKVSTAKPKPYVDPKNAVNNVPAGSPVLSTVSPLWNEAGTTAEKREQILTQKWLAIYPESCEAWAEFRRTGYPKLFPVVVNNSNNVVPNGEFIKRVNFVISERENNQGGYQGAVQKLGGADNINTRLWWNVP; encoded by the coding sequence ATGAAACGTAATCATATCTTCTTTAACCGGTTCTTTGGAGTGATGGCTGCCATCAGCCTCACAGCAGCCTCCTGTACAAAGAATTTCGAGAAAATAAATACTGATCCCAATGGCTTGTGGGAAAAAGACCTGAAGGGGGATTTTGCCCTCTATGGAAGCCCCTTCAACCAGATCCAACTGAGTATCCATCAATACACGCCCGACTGGCAGTACCAGCTTCAGCAGAATCTCAATGCTGATATCTGGAGCGGTTATATGATGACGCCGGTGAACTTCGCCAACAACGTCAACAATACCAACTATGCCATGGTGGATGGATGGAACGACAGGATCTGGCTCACTGCCTACGGAAATGTAATGAGTCCTGCGCTGGCAGTTATTGAAAGGGCGAAGGCCGATAACTTTCCCAACTTCGAAGCCTGGGGACTCATCCTGAAAGTAATGGCCATGCATCGTGTCAGCGATTTTTTTGGTCCCATCGTTTACACAAAATTCGGCACCATCAATTCCGATGGAAGTGTAACCTACGATTCACAGCAGGAAGCCTATACTGCATTCTTCAAAGACCTTGATGATGCACAGGCCAAACTGAAACCTTTTGCTGAGGATGCAAATGCACCACTGGCATTCGGAAGATTTGACCTGGTATATGGAGGCAGCTATGTGAAATGGATGAAATTCCTCAACTCGCTTCGCCTGCGGCTTGCCATCCGGATCGCAAAGGCTGATCCTGGCAAAGCAAAAACAGAAGCAGAAAAATCGCTTTCCAATTCCTTTGGCGTGATCGAGACCAATGCTGAAGATTTCATCATCGATAGTAAGACCATCACCAATCCGCTAAATATCATTTCCAACAACTGGCTCGATATCAATATGGGTGCACCGATGGAATCTTTTCTTACCGGTTATAGCGATCCCAGACTACCCATCTATTTCCAGCCAGCTACGGACCCGGCATTTGCCGGACAATACAGAGGCATACGCAGCGGTATCCAGATGCTGGATGAGAATACTTATCTGAATTTCTCAAGGTTGGGTAATCTCGGTACCAAAACACCGATGCTCACCGCCGCTGAGACCTGGTTCCTGCGTGCAGAGGCGAAGCTGAATGGCTGGACCGATGCTGGTGTGGCTTCTGTGAAGGAAGCCTATGAAAAGGGAATTCAGTTGTCGTTTTCTCAATGGGGCCTGAGCAATGCCGCTTTCGATGCCTATAAGGTGAGCACAGCGAAACCAAAACCATATGTAGATCCGAAGAACGCAGTGAATAATGTACCTGCAGGTTCTCCCGTACTCAGCACCGTTAGTCCATTGTGGAATGAGGCCGGAACAACCGCTGAAAAGCGCGAGCAGATCCTCACTCAGAAATGGCTGGCCATCTATCCTGAATCCTGCGAGGCATGGGCCGAGTTCAGGCGTACAGGTTATCCCAAACTCTTCCCGGTTGTAGTGAATAATAGCAATAACGTAGTGCCGAATGGCGAGTTCATCAAACGTGTGAACTTCGTGATCAGTGAAAGGGAAAACAACCAGGGCGGCTACCAGGGAGCTGTTCAGAAACTCGGCGGAGCTGATAATATCAATACACGCCTCTGGTGGAATGTACCATAA
- a CDS encoding ORF6N domain-containing protein, translating to MLDFDLAALYEVETRVLNQAVKRNLMRFPDDFMFRLTAEEWNQLRSQVPTKKSGHVDMRSQIVTSSPRNASIGIQVEIAQATAHRPAKNLPFAFTEHGIAMLSGVIHSERAIKMKITIMRTFIAVKRLSIQQLDALQEMKSLKERLGTHDIQLNTLFEAMENLLDENAAKHKWENRPRIGFKP from the coding sequence ATGCTCGACTTTGATTTAGCGGCGTTGTATGAAGTAGAAACGAGAGTGTTGAACCAGGCAGTGAAACGGAATCTTATGCGTTTCCCGGACGACTTCATGTTCAGATTGACTGCGGAAGAGTGGAATCAATTGAGGTCACAGGTTCCAACTAAAAAATCCGGCCATGTTGACATGAGATCACAAATTGTGACCAGTTCCCCACGAAATGCAAGTATTGGGATTCAGGTTGAAATTGCGCAGGCCACAGCCCATCGCCCCGCTAAAAATCTCCCGTTTGCTTTCACCGAGCATGGTATTGCAATGCTCAGCGGTGTTATTCATTCCGAAAGGGCTATTAAGATGAAAATTACAATCATGAGAACCTTCATTGCTGTTAAGAGATTAAGTATTCAACAGTTAGATGCCCTTCAGGAAATGAAATCCCTCAAAGAAAGGTTGGGTACTCATGATATTCAACTTAATACTTTGTTTGAAGCAATGGAAAATCTGCTGGATGAAAATGCGGCTAAACACAAATGGGAGAACCGGCCAAGGATCGGATTCAAACCGTGA
- a CDS encoding CocE/NonD family hydrolase has protein sequence MRKLLLLVFCQFCLLAAFAQQFSQDSAWILNNYTKKEFQIPMRDGIKLFTSVYLPKDATEKHPILMSRTPYSCAPYGDQFSPNLWFRDFRYFARENYIIVFQDVRGRWMSEGQFVDVRPFNPDKKTSQDIDEASDTYDTIDWLIKNLSNNNGNVGIFGISYPGFYSTMASLSGHPALKATSPQAPVTDWFLGDDFHHNGAFALIDAFAFYVTAGFGYPRPLPTIKRPNVEIKLPSNDNYDTYLRIGALKNFMALTGDTVAFWKDLFAHPNRDAFWEARDVRNHVQHIPSSTATLIVGGSFDAEDCFGAWRSYAAIEKKAKNNNKLVMGPWWHGQWASQDGARFGNIRFGDNTSHFFQNEIEIPYFNYHLKGKGDISKLAEATVYFTGQNEWKQFNQWPPVAKTDKALYLQPNGKLGWDKPTGKNSFSEYVSDPQSPVPYTEDVHYVRTRDYMIDDQRFASRRPDVLSFETPVLEQDLTLGGTVIADLITSISTTDADYVVKVIDVFPDDFKYPGSQVNNSRNAGSGDYPMGGYQMLVRGEIMRGRFRNSFAIPQAFKPSKPERVKFELPDIAHTFKKGHKLMIQIQSSWFPLFDRNPQQFVNIYTCDDADFKKATIKIHHDAVNSSSIILPVIP, from the coding sequence ATGAGAAAATTATTGCTACTGGTATTTTGCCAGTTTTGTTTGCTGGCTGCCTTCGCGCAACAGTTCTCGCAGGATTCAGCCTGGATACTGAACAATTATACCAAAAAAGAGTTTCAAATCCCCATGCGGGACGGGATAAAACTTTTCACCAGCGTGTACCTTCCCAAAGACGCAACGGAAAAGCACCCTATCCTGATGTCCCGTACGCCTTATTCCTGTGCCCCCTACGGAGATCAGTTCAGTCCCAATCTATGGTTCAGGGATTTTAGATATTTCGCCCGTGAAAATTACATCATCGTATTCCAGGATGTACGTGGAAGGTGGATGAGCGAAGGGCAATTTGTTGATGTACGGCCATTCAATCCGGATAAGAAGACCAGCCAGGACATTGATGAGGCCAGCGATACCTACGATACCATCGACTGGCTGATCAAAAACCTCTCCAACAACAATGGCAATGTTGGCATTTTCGGTATCTCTTACCCTGGTTTCTACTCCACCATGGCATCTTTAAGCGGTCACCCCGCCCTGAAAGCCACCAGTCCTCAGGCGCCTGTAACCGATTGGTTCCTGGGAGATGATTTTCATCACAATGGCGCTTTCGCCCTGATAGATGCATTTGCATTCTATGTTACAGCCGGCTTCGGATACCCTCGTCCCCTGCCCACCATTAAAAGACCGAATGTGGAGATCAAGCTCCCATCGAATGATAATTATGATACTTACCTGCGTATCGGCGCACTCAAAAATTTCATGGCGCTCACTGGCGATACAGTTGCGTTCTGGAAAGATCTTTTTGCGCATCCCAACCGCGATGCCTTCTGGGAAGCACGCGATGTCCGCAATCATGTACAACATATCCCTTCCTCCACGGCAACACTGATTGTAGGTGGCAGTTTCGATGCGGAAGATTGCTTCGGCGCATGGCGCAGTTATGCTGCCATCGAAAAGAAAGCGAAGAACAATAACAAGCTCGTGATGGGCCCCTGGTGGCATGGTCAATGGGCTTCACAGGATGGCGCCCGCTTCGGTAATATCCGTTTTGGCGATAACACTTCCCACTTTTTTCAGAATGAGATCGAAATACCTTATTTCAATTATCATCTCAAAGGTAAAGGCGATATATCCAAACTGGCAGAAGCCACTGTTTACTTCACCGGCCAAAATGAATGGAAACAGTTCAACCAATGGCCACCTGTTGCAAAGACTGATAAGGCTCTCTATCTTCAGCCGAATGGCAAACTCGGGTGGGACAAGCCCACCGGTAAAAACAGTTTCAGCGAATACGTCAGCGATCCGCAATCACCTGTTCCTTATACAGAAGATGTTCATTATGTACGCACCCGCGATTATATGATCGATGATCAGCGCTTTGCCAGTCGCAGACCGGATGTACTCAGTTTTGAAACGCCGGTTCTGGAACAGGACCTAACACTTGGCGGCACCGTGATCGCAGACCTGATCACGTCCATTTCCACTACCGATGCAGACTATGTGGTAAAGGTGATCGATGTATTCCCCGATGATTTCAAATATCCCGGCTCACAGGTGAATAACAGTCGAAATGCAGGTTCAGGTGATTATCCCATGGGTGGCTACCAGATGCTGGTTCGTGGTGAGATCATGCGTGGCAGGTTCCGCAACAGCTTTGCCATTCCCCAAGCGTTCAAACCCAGCAAGCCGGAGCGCGTTAAATTTGAGCTGCCCGATATTGCACACACATTCAAAAAAGGACATAAACTGATGATCCAGATCCAAAGCAGCTGGTTCCCGCTGTTCGACAGGAATCCGCAACAGTTCGTGAACATCTACACCTGCGATGATGCAGATTTCAAAAAGGCAACTATCAAAATACATCACGATGCTGTCAACAGCAGTTCTATCATATTACCAGTAATTCCATAA